A stretch of the Enoplosus armatus isolate fEnoArm2 chromosome 13, fEnoArm2.hap1, whole genome shotgun sequence genome encodes the following:
- the il13ra2 gene encoding interleukin-13 receptor subunit alpha-2 isoform X4, which yields MASKSWLTHQAALMLLLITWRDIMHCNGLTVDPPVDLGILDPGHLGHLEITWSPSASLTDMTECPKLYQLEYFDTYRDSWSAIRTTRRTYSAQFDLMKDVRVRVYTLLSGPCTNGTMIKSAGYTELVQRPPSTGVVGTEVQDFACVYHNMKYMECNWRRSPKTPANSHQSLYFWHKELEQAEECPKYLISSGVRSGCNFTGIPLPDFIDINFCVNGSSPEGPLKPTYISLQIQNHVKPETTEKLHLQTGPDTQLKLHWDRPAGRVPGHCLEWEVEYNQEAPDGKIALEHILTKQMSLTLPSIHDNERHCFRVRSKLHKYCADKSFWSEWSRLTCHPATDVVMVWSFGGKDSESSSI from the exons ATGGCGAGTAAATCCTGGCTGACTCATCAAGCGGCACTGATGCTGCTCTTGATAACCTGGAGGGACATCATGCACTGCAATGGACTTACAG TGGATCCTCCTGTGGACCTTGGGATATTAGACCCTGGTCATCTTGGACATCTGGAGATTACATGGAGCCCCTCAGCCAGCTTGACTGATATGACAGAGTGCCCAAAGCTGTATCAGCTGGAGTACTTCGACACATACAGGGACAGTTGGAGC GCTATCAGGACGACTAGGAGGACATACAGCGCCCAGTTTGATCTGATGAAAGATGTCAGAGTGAGAGTGTACACCTTGCTGAGTGGACCCTGCACCAATGGCACTATGATCAAGAGCGCGGGCTACACTGAACTGGTCCAGAGACCCCCCAGCACAG GTGTTGTGGGTACCGAAGTCCAGGATTTTGCCTGTGTGTACCATAACATGAAGTACATGGAGTGCAATTGGAGAAGAAGCCCAAAGACGCCTGCCAACTCACACCAAAGTCTATATTTCTG GCACAAGGAACTGGAACAGGCAGAGGAATGCCCGAAGTACCTAATTTCCAGCGGAGTCAGGAGCGGCTGCAACTTCACTGGCATACCTCTCCCTGATTTCATTGATATCAACTTCTGTGTAAATGGCTCCTCTCCTGAAGGGCCCCTGAAACCAACGTACATCTCCCTGCAAATCCAAAACCACG TGAAGCCTGAGACCACAGAGAAGCTGCATCTGCAAACAGGTCCAGACACGCAGCTGAAACTGCACTGGGACCGTCCTGCTGGCAGGGTTCCTGGACATTGCCTAGAATGGGAAGTGGAATACAATCAAGAGGCACCTGATGGAAAAATTGCATTG GAGCATATTTTAACCAAACAGATGAGCCTAACTCTGCCCTCCATCCACGACAATGAGAGACACTGCTTCAGGGTCCGGTCTAAATTGCACAAGTATTGTGCAGACAAAAGCTTTTGGAGCGAATGGAGTCGTCTGACATGCCACCCAG ccaCAGATGTTGTCATGGTCTGGTCCTTTGGAGGGAAGGATTCAGAATCATCTTCTATTTAG
- the il13ra2 gene encoding interleukin-13 receptor subunit alpha-2 isoform X1, with protein sequence MASKSWLTHQAALMLLLITWRDIMHCNGLTVDPPVDLGILDPGHLGHLEITWSPSASLTDMTECPKLYQLEYFDTYRDSWSAIRTTRRTYSAQFDLMKDVRVRVYTLLSGPCTNGTMIKSAGYTELVQRPPSTGVVGTEVQDFACVYHNMKYMECNWRRSPKTPANSHQSLYFWHKELEQAEECPKYLISSGVRSGCNFTGIPLPDFIDINFCVNGSSPEGPLKPTYISLQIQNHVKPETTEKLHLQTGPDTQLKLHWDRPAGRVPGHCLEWEVEYNQEAPDGKIALEHILTKQMSLTLPSIHDNERHCFRVRSKLHKYCADKSFWSEWSRLTCHPEVAPKPEWDMVPVYVYIAVAIIAALVLSLCVGALLKVSRSRQVKKPDSLLTTMFAKNSVPMVVEA encoded by the exons ATGGCGAGTAAATCCTGGCTGACTCATCAAGCGGCACTGATGCTGCTCTTGATAACCTGGAGGGACATCATGCACTGCAATGGACTTACAG TGGATCCTCCTGTGGACCTTGGGATATTAGACCCTGGTCATCTTGGACATCTGGAGATTACATGGAGCCCCTCAGCCAGCTTGACTGATATGACAGAGTGCCCAAAGCTGTATCAGCTGGAGTACTTCGACACATACAGGGACAGTTGGAGC GCTATCAGGACGACTAGGAGGACATACAGCGCCCAGTTTGATCTGATGAAAGATGTCAGAGTGAGAGTGTACACCTTGCTGAGTGGACCCTGCACCAATGGCACTATGATCAAGAGCGCGGGCTACACTGAACTGGTCCAGAGACCCCCCAGCACAG GTGTTGTGGGTACCGAAGTCCAGGATTTTGCCTGTGTGTACCATAACATGAAGTACATGGAGTGCAATTGGAGAAGAAGCCCAAAGACGCCTGCCAACTCACACCAAAGTCTATATTTCTG GCACAAGGAACTGGAACAGGCAGAGGAATGCCCGAAGTACCTAATTTCCAGCGGAGTCAGGAGCGGCTGCAACTTCACTGGCATACCTCTCCCTGATTTCATTGATATCAACTTCTGTGTAAATGGCTCCTCTCCTGAAGGGCCCCTGAAACCAACGTACATCTCCCTGCAAATCCAAAACCACG TGAAGCCTGAGACCACAGAGAAGCTGCATCTGCAAACAGGTCCAGACACGCAGCTGAAACTGCACTGGGACCGTCCTGCTGGCAGGGTTCCTGGACATTGCCTAGAATGGGAAGTGGAATACAATCAAGAGGCACCTGATGGAAAAATTGCATTG GAGCATATTTTAACCAAACAGATGAGCCTAACTCTGCCCTCCATCCACGACAATGAGAGACACTGCTTCAGGGTCCGGTCTAAATTGCACAAGTATTGTGCAGACAAAAGCTTTTGGAGCGAATGGAGTCGTCTGACATGCCACCCAG aagtcGCACCCAAACCAGAATGGGACATGGTACCTGTCTATGTGTATATCGCTGTTGCCATCATTGCCGCACTGGTGCTGTCGCTGTGTGTTGGAGCATTGCTCAAAGT GAGTAGATCAAGACAAGTGAAGAAGCCAGACTCTCTGCTCACCACCATGTTTGCCAAAAACTCAGTTCCTATGGTGGTGGAGGCCTAA
- the il13ra2 gene encoding interleukin-13 receptor subunit alpha-2 isoform X2: MASKSWLTHQAALMLLLITWRDIMHCNGLTVDPPVDLGILDPGHLGHLEITWSPSASLTDMTECPKLYQLEYFDTYRDSWSAIRTTRRTYSAQFDLMKDVRVRVYTLLSGPCTNGTMIKSAGYTELVQRPPSTGVVGTEVQDFACVYHNMKYMECNWRRSPKTPANSHQSLYFWHKELEQAEECPKYLISSGVRSGCNFTGIPLPDFIDINFCVNGSSPEGPLKPTYISLQIQNHVKPETTEKLHLQTGPDTQLKLHWDRPAGRVPGHCLEWEVEYNQEAPDGKIALMSLTLPSIHDNERHCFRVRSKLHKYCADKSFWSEWSRLTCHPEVAPKPEWDMVPVYVYIAVAIIAALVLSLCVGALLKVSRSRQVKKPDSLLTTMFAKNSVPMVVEA; encoded by the exons ATGGCGAGTAAATCCTGGCTGACTCATCAAGCGGCACTGATGCTGCTCTTGATAACCTGGAGGGACATCATGCACTGCAATGGACTTACAG TGGATCCTCCTGTGGACCTTGGGATATTAGACCCTGGTCATCTTGGACATCTGGAGATTACATGGAGCCCCTCAGCCAGCTTGACTGATATGACAGAGTGCCCAAAGCTGTATCAGCTGGAGTACTTCGACACATACAGGGACAGTTGGAGC GCTATCAGGACGACTAGGAGGACATACAGCGCCCAGTTTGATCTGATGAAAGATGTCAGAGTGAGAGTGTACACCTTGCTGAGTGGACCCTGCACCAATGGCACTATGATCAAGAGCGCGGGCTACACTGAACTGGTCCAGAGACCCCCCAGCACAG GTGTTGTGGGTACCGAAGTCCAGGATTTTGCCTGTGTGTACCATAACATGAAGTACATGGAGTGCAATTGGAGAAGAAGCCCAAAGACGCCTGCCAACTCACACCAAAGTCTATATTTCTG GCACAAGGAACTGGAACAGGCAGAGGAATGCCCGAAGTACCTAATTTCCAGCGGAGTCAGGAGCGGCTGCAACTTCACTGGCATACCTCTCCCTGATTTCATTGATATCAACTTCTGTGTAAATGGCTCCTCTCCTGAAGGGCCCCTGAAACCAACGTACATCTCCCTGCAAATCCAAAACCACG TGAAGCCTGAGACCACAGAGAAGCTGCATCTGCAAACAGGTCCAGACACGCAGCTGAAACTGCACTGGGACCGTCCTGCTGGCAGGGTTCCTGGACATTGCCTAGAATGGGAAGTGGAATACAATCAAGAGGCACCTGATGGAAAAATTGCATTG ATGAGCCTAACTCTGCCCTCCATCCACGACAATGAGAGACACTGCTTCAGGGTCCGGTCTAAATTGCACAAGTATTGTGCAGACAAAAGCTTTTGGAGCGAATGGAGTCGTCTGACATGCCACCCAG aagtcGCACCCAAACCAGAATGGGACATGGTACCTGTCTATGTGTATATCGCTGTTGCCATCATTGCCGCACTGGTGCTGTCGCTGTGTGTTGGAGCATTGCTCAAAGT GAGTAGATCAAGACAAGTGAAGAAGCCAGACTCTCTGCTCACCACCATGTTTGCCAAAAACTCAGTTCCTATGGTGGTGGAGGCCTAA
- the il13ra2 gene encoding interleukin-13 receptor subunit alpha-2 isoform X3 → MASKSWLTHQAALMLLLITWRDIMHCNGLTVDPPVDLGILDPGHLGHLEITWSPSASLTDMTECPKLYQLEYFDTYRDSWSAIRTTRRTYSAQFDLMKDVRVRVYTLLSGPCTNGTMIKSAGYTELVQRPPSTGVVGTEVQDFACVYHNMKYMECNWRRSPKTPANSHQSLYFWHKELEQAEECPKYLISSGVRSGCNFTGIPLPDFIDINFCVNGSSPEGPLKPTYISLQIQNHVKPETTEKLHLQTGPDTQLKLHWDRPAGRVPGHCLEWEVEYNQEAPDGKIALEHILTKQMSLTLPSIHDNERHCFRVRSKLHKYCADKSFWSEWSRLTCHPDFIAPKPEWDMVPVYVYIAVAIIAALVLSLCVGALLKVSRSRQVKKPDSLLTTMFAKNSVPMVVEA, encoded by the exons ATGGCGAGTAAATCCTGGCTGACTCATCAAGCGGCACTGATGCTGCTCTTGATAACCTGGAGGGACATCATGCACTGCAATGGACTTACAG TGGATCCTCCTGTGGACCTTGGGATATTAGACCCTGGTCATCTTGGACATCTGGAGATTACATGGAGCCCCTCAGCCAGCTTGACTGATATGACAGAGTGCCCAAAGCTGTATCAGCTGGAGTACTTCGACACATACAGGGACAGTTGGAGC GCTATCAGGACGACTAGGAGGACATACAGCGCCCAGTTTGATCTGATGAAAGATGTCAGAGTGAGAGTGTACACCTTGCTGAGTGGACCCTGCACCAATGGCACTATGATCAAGAGCGCGGGCTACACTGAACTGGTCCAGAGACCCCCCAGCACAG GTGTTGTGGGTACCGAAGTCCAGGATTTTGCCTGTGTGTACCATAACATGAAGTACATGGAGTGCAATTGGAGAAGAAGCCCAAAGACGCCTGCCAACTCACACCAAAGTCTATATTTCTG GCACAAGGAACTGGAACAGGCAGAGGAATGCCCGAAGTACCTAATTTCCAGCGGAGTCAGGAGCGGCTGCAACTTCACTGGCATACCTCTCCCTGATTTCATTGATATCAACTTCTGTGTAAATGGCTCCTCTCCTGAAGGGCCCCTGAAACCAACGTACATCTCCCTGCAAATCCAAAACCACG TGAAGCCTGAGACCACAGAGAAGCTGCATCTGCAAACAGGTCCAGACACGCAGCTGAAACTGCACTGGGACCGTCCTGCTGGCAGGGTTCCTGGACATTGCCTAGAATGGGAAGTGGAATACAATCAAGAGGCACCTGATGGAAAAATTGCATTG GAGCATATTTTAACCAAACAGATGAGCCTAACTCTGCCCTCCATCCACGACAATGAGAGACACTGCTTCAGGGTCCGGTCTAAATTGCACAAGTATTGTGCAGACAAAAGCTTTTGGAGCGAATGGAGTCGTCTGACATGCCACCCAG ATTTTA tcGCACCCAAACCAGAATGGGACATGGTACCTGTCTATGTGTATATCGCTGTTGCCATCATTGCCGCACTGGTGCTGTCGCTGTGTGTTGGAGCATTGCTCAAAGT GAGTAGATCAAGACAAGTGAAGAAGCCAGACTCTCTGCTCACCACCATGTTTGCCAAAAACTCAGTTCCTATGGTGGTGGAGGCCTAA